In Nymphaea colorata isolate Beijing-Zhang1983 chromosome 10, ASM883128v2, whole genome shotgun sequence, the genomic stretch ttgacaaaaaaaaaaaaaaaacctaataGCTTGCTAATATAGAATCTTCTAGGGAAGACTGTGTTGATGCCCGACCCTCGGAAGGAGAATAGAGGGAAGATTGCCACATTTGGAAGCTTGTGCCAGAAACAATGCTCAACATGTCCTGCACTTTCAAATGAATCAGTCATCAGTGCCATGTTTGGCCGCAGAAAATGTAACAGGATGGCTCCTCAGTTCTGCTGCAATGCTGTAGTAATGCAGTATGGACTAAGGAGTCGCGTGCACAAAGACAAGGCACCAAACTAGAGACCAATTTTTTAGTTTGCCTATCAGAACTGTTTCTTCATAGTATGAGgcaccaccttttttttttatcccatCCTTCTTTTGGAACGacatatgaaaatataaaagaaaagcaagcaaTTGCTTCGTTGAATAGGGCATGCATAACACGTTTGTTGGTTGAAAAATGAATAATGCATGGTAGCTGGtgcattttccttttatatatatatatatatatatatatatatgtaaagtgGTTCAGGCTTGAATGGAAAGATCTTCATCCTCTCATATGAGAGGTACAACCGATACAATACCGGGCGGTGTGTTTAGTCCATCCGATATGTTACATCAATAGCTGAGATTGGACGGAGGGCCCGATGCCCCGTTAGATATACAAAGTGGGTGGGTGTGAAAGAAGAAGCTGTACCGCGGCAGTAGCGTGGGAGTGGATCACGCTGCAAGAAAGGGGGGAGTTCTATAGATCTTCAAATCTTCTCATGAGCGGTGACGTGACAGGACGACGATCTTTTGTtagccaatatatatataaataatcaaCTCCAACGTACCACTCACCCTTTCTTCCGCTGGAACGCATCTACTCTACCCATCATTTTATGAATGAGAAATGATGATAACGAAATTATTGCACCAAATCGACGACGATGGCCGGTTTGCAGAGCGATGGGCTTACCGACAACATGAGGGACCTTCATTTTTTCACCATCATTGCCCAAGCACAGCCCCCAAATTTCCGTCCACCGTCACTTTTACCGGGAGAGTCTGGGCACTTGGTAGACGCCACCGGAACCGCCTGAGTTTTTAACGGgcatcaacataaaaaaaatgttcttaaGCGACTATGATTTACATCAACTTCACAAACGTCAACCTGAAAAATGAAGGGACCGGTCGGTTGGAGATATAACTATTGCTAAATAACCTACGACGACTTGGTGCATAATGGGAAAGGAGTGAGTGTAACTAGTCTCCAACTAGAAGGGAGGATGGCCTGTGGGAACATTTTCATACTGTCTTGTCGTGTGTTTATTGTTGTTGggcatttaaaaattaaaaaactatgaTTAAAAGCATTAtgaattgttgaaaaaaataatataaactaTTGTTATatcataaattaatttttattactTATGTGACAATTATTTTTAacggaaaaaattttaaacgaGCAACATTTGACATACAATAGCATAGAACTTCTTGTTCATCTGACATTCATGTGTGAGAGACCCAAATATACTAGAGAATTtgagcttctctctctctttctctctctctctctctctctctctctctctctctctatatatatatatatatatataaagaaatttttgaCGTCTTACATCCTTGGCCATATAAACTATTATTATATGTGtatcttttttcatctttcgCTTATCAAATCATAAAAGCAGATAATCTAAAAAACGGAGTTGTTGCAAAGGTGTAAAGTATATATGTTGAAAGTAACATTAAATCTTTAGGAACCGAAACAACTCCGTCTATCTTTCCCGACATTTGTTTGCAATGAAATTAGTAGTATCCCCTCTCCTTATCGAGTTCTTTATCCCTCAAGGCAATCGCCAGCAACTTTAAAGTAGTTTCTTGACTGCAACAAATACAATGATCAACGGTGGTGCAAAATCTTCACTTTGGGATTCTAATCTTGTTGTGTAACCCTAGAGCGTGTGCTCCTGCAAAATTTTCGAACTTTTATGACACAGTAACAAATCGAAGAGAAACTTACATGTTCTCCCGTAATGGTAGTTCTAGTCGGAAAACTTTTCGCCACCGACGCGAAACTAAAATATCTGCAAACTCTGTAACAAAACCGGACCCTCGAACTATATCTTTTCAAGAAGCTCGAAAAGAAAAGTAGTGGAAAAAAAGTAGAGAAGGAAGCATAACAAACAACACGTCTTTTATTCGGCAGTCTGTTTCCGTATTTTTCCTTGTGCTGCTTTTGGAGAGGGAGGGGCCACGTGacgggagaaagagaaaagggagaatGAACGGAGAAGGTCGTTGTTCCCTGGACGGTGGTAGAATCCACGTCATCAGCCCGTAATTCCCCTGCCATCTGACACGGAGACACCACGTCACCGCAGCCTCGTGAAACCAAAGGCTCTCAAGAGAGGGGAGCCCGCCACGTGGACACAGGGGGCGGGGTgggaagggggaagggagaGGGTGGCCGTTCTGGAGAACGGAGGAAGTAGGAGGGGTTCCCCTGGCCCCCACCCCTTTTCCGTAGGGCCAAAGCACCAGCTTGGTCTGGTGGGGCCCATCGCTTCCCTCCcacgaaaaagaagaaaaagaaaagggaaagtgAATAAAAAGGGGAATGGGGGTTAGGAAGGCTCGGCGCGAGGCGACCGAGGAGGATGTGGGCCCCGCCGAGGACGAGTATGACCGATGGCGGGGTCCACGCCAGCGCCTGTGGTCCCCGCAGGGGAATATTTATTTTCGTAGAGAGGCAGGCGAGGGTGGGCCCCGCTGGAACgccccccccccaccccaccTTGAAAGGTGGGCCCACACCCACTTTTGGGGTTTCGAGACGCATGAGGGGGCTGCCCTCctgccttttttttatatatatttatatatctcTCTGGTAAGGGAGGGTGGGGGGGTGAATGTGAAAGGAACGGGGGGAAAGTGACTTtggatctttcttttcttttttcattttttaaccGTGTTAAATGGAGGTAAGAGAAGGAGTGAGAGAGATgagtcttttaattttttacttttattttttatgtttttactCTGACGGTCAACGTGATCTGTCTTAATTCCAATTGACACAGGTTTTTCTTTTCGCTTTCCTAActgttaattatatatatatatatatatatatgaacacgAAGTTGTACTTTATATGGTATAAAGGTTGTTGGAACTTGGAGTCTCTTGGTAATATGAACGAGGTCCGACCCATTTACATCCTTATTGAACTTGACTTGGGAGGCGTTTGATAAAAGAGTTTGTCAAGACACGCTGTGCTCATGATATAATAATGCCGAAGACTTCAACTAGGCGTCCATGACATTCGCAGTCATTTGTTCACTTGCATGCCCCTACCATTTTAAGAGGTGTCTAGGATTCTGAGTTGAGGTGTTCAAGAATACTTTGCCTGCAACGCCCTTAATCAGAAAGATGACCATCATatctcccttttttctttctacctCTCCCCGGGAGACGAGACAAGAAAGAGTGGGATACAAGTTAAGAAATTCTATGTCATAGAGGCAATACAAGGTACGTTTATAGCCTTAGACTAAGAAGATGCAGCATCCCAATCGAGGTTTTATTTTCGAACTCAGTGACTCGAGATTCAACTCTGAGTTAATTGAGTCGTGAGTTGCTGGGTCAACTTAGTCATGTGACCTAGTTTTGACGctttacatacatatatatatatatatcaaagaagTGTCTACCAATCCCTTATGTACAAAACTGATCATAATCATCTAAGCTTTTAATTTTAAAGAGTAATTTGCAAATATACAAATCAAACGGCttttttaagaatttgaaaTACCCATCataaggaaactcatttgttatctcattttcCATCTCTTTATCTTCTCCTACTTTGAGtcttggaaaaacaaaatgacaTTTATGTTTATAACTTAATATTCACCACACGatattctttaattttcttatatatatatatgtgtgtgtgtgtgtgtgcatataagaaaattaaatgagaaagagaaactTAAATCTTGTGGATCATCTGTCCGTTCAAATGTATTACACAGATATCCTGATGCCATACGTGGGTCACAATATGGGACATCTGAACGGATAGATGGTTAGAggaattcaatatatatatatatatatataactgaaaaTTCGACATAACGTATGGTTTTGGTATCATTTACATTTATGTGTGTTAATACTATTACACACAAACCATAGATAACTCGTCCGAACATCTACAATTTCTGGTTTTTCCAATCCCGTCTCGAACGTTGGCAATTTCTGGTTTTTCCAATTCTTTTACCAGCCACTGAGTGAGGCGTCAACTCCGCTGACTTGGCTGGGTTTCAAAACTGTTGGTCCCAATAATGTTTTTAGATACTTGGTGATAACCAAATAAACACACTTCAGATTGCAAGGAAATTAGAAGATAGAATGTCCTGATAAGTTTGTCCTAGACAAAGCATCTTATACGAATTGTCTTTGTCACTGGATCCAAAACTGATCCTGACCACACTCTAATATGTATCTACATATAATGGGTGCATTTACATAACCGAGCGATACTTGTTAAATATTTGGACGCTTTCACCTGTTCGCTGCTAAATTAATCGAAACATATCaataatcttcttctttttaaacCAATTTTTGGAATTTCTAATGGTTGTAGTTCGATATTCTATAACTGAAAGAAAAATGCAGtttgaaatataaatttatatCGAATTAGACACGTCATATGATTGATATGAAAAATCACCATGAAAAAGACAACAATCTTGGTAAGAAGTTTGGTTTTATCTTAATTACGTAACACATATATAACGCATAGGGATGTCATTatatatcagatttggatatggtatcATATGGAGCCATTCTAAAAAAACTATATGggaagaaaattttaatattcgattaaaaaatcagatcagattctgATTTGGAACAAATTTGTTTTTCAGTGAGTAAACTCTATATCCATTggtcttacattttgaaaatttggttcaaattttatacacagatttagatatgaatatataaattagatttggataagacacaaataaaaatcagattttagatcTGACTTTACTTCGTTGTATTCGAATACAAATTCAAATGCGAATacatgaatatctgaaaaagggTATACAAATAAAGAGTATATGTGCCATTGACATCACTACTAACATGAATTGAAAGACTTTGAAAGCTTGGGAGTGCGTGAACTCAACTAGCTAgattgaaaatgatcaagacAAGCACAAGTTACCCACCAAGTTACTGCATTGTTctcaataaatgaacaataaatCTGAAGGTGATACATGAAGCAGGGGCATCTTGCAATGCTGTCACTATCAATAtatcatgtttgtttggttGTTGATTGATGCCGCATTTTAAAGCTCGCGCATCTGCCCGTTTaagttgtttctcttttattaaaaatcaTTAGTATTTGAAGACAATTGGAAAAACAGAAGTTCTTTTTAGGTGAGTATGGTGAATACGAATACAAACAAATAGAAGCATTATTCTCATTAATCCCAATCGTCCAATTGTAGTATGTTTTATGGTTACAAGAACTATGAAGTCGAAAAGCAGTTAACTAAAAATGTTATATTCTGGCTTGTGAGTTGATCTTTCGAAATGTTAGTCATTTGATTATATTGATTGTCCAATTACAAGTGCAGTTAAAGTACATATAGTTAAGCCTTTTATATCAACATCAGCAGAATTGGAAAGAATGTACATGCATACGACTTCTAAAACAATGCAGACTAATTGAATATTGGAAAGCTGCTATTACTTTGTTCGACAGATCAAACAgcttttatctaaaaataattttgttaaaACGAAGAACCAGAAACTATTATCTTTTcgaaaaattgattttgatgtgACAAGCAATAAATGGCCATCGCCATTCATATTCCTATTGCGGCAAATACAACTCTCTAATTGAATATGTAACGTCAAACTAAGTAAGATTAACGGAAAGAAAATCACGGGGAGCTGTGTCCTTCTCAATATGCATGGAAATCTTTGAAATCAGGCAGCGCAACTAGTTGGGTTGGGTGACTTGTCATGTCTTCAGTTTAAATATTGAAGGGTGCTATCTTGATGGTGTTAGGAAATACTAAACTTGAGATTAAAAATATCATTATGGTGGTTAAGTAAACCAGTTAAGAGAATACATCCACTCCGACCATTTGGTTGGTGGATCCTAATAAGCTTCTTAACAACTTTTGTTGTAGCTCTAAAAAAAGATACAAATCAATGTTATAATTCTCTTTATAAGTTATTTGAAGATATCTGGCAGCTATCTCCATTAAATATCTCCCACAAAATCTTTCTAAACTCTAAAGTAAGGCGTTATATCGACAATAGTTGtctaaaatcatttttttgcgTCCGCAGTTGGATAAGGTTGTCCCgtggaaataaaatttttttagaatttcatttttgttgactCTATTTATATTTGTGTGGCACACGAAAATGCCATTTACAgcttattcatttcattttaaagcGTCATTTATTCGAAACACAATTGTTTAAAAATCAACGTTATGAGTTTGGGCGACACACCGAAACTGACTCTTTCAATGAAAAACTAGAGAAGAGTGATGTTATTCGCTACCACTTAAAGGCACACAAACCAAGTTTTGAGGGACACTGAAACATCATTTTGAAAGTAAAACATCATTTTGTAAACTTCTTCTTTTGCATTCGTTTTTCGTTCGTGGACGGCGTATTTAGAGGACGAACTGGATTGAAAAATCTGGACGACGACATTTTTTGTAACTATTATTAGGGTTTTTTAGAGggcattttcaaatttcaacataaacataatattatataaaaaaggAGTAGGGGAAGTACGAGTCACGGTTGTGGAAAGCAGTTTTCAAGGTTTGATGGAGACTGCCCTTCCCAAGACAGCTGGCCGCCCGCCTGCCCACCGCCAGCTAATGAATACCACCACCAGCCCTACGACCCCACCTCATTTCCCTCCTCCctctacaaaaaaaatattaactcTACCGCCTTTTACTATTCCGGGCAGTCTCTCTGCTGCTGCCCCCGTTTTCACCACAGTTTTAACCTTTCCCTCTCAATCTCTTGTTTTTATATAAcgttattgttattattatggCACTCAAAATTATAAATAGGAAGAGAACAAAGCTCGACGATCCAAATCCGGTTAATTGAATTCTCTAGTTGGGATGCAATGAATCGAGGACTTAAGTAGCTGATGATCAATTATGTGAGTTGAGTTTTGACGTCTGTCTTTGCTGGCCGTACCGGTACCGCCCCCAcccatcctttttcttctcgTTTCCCTCCTTTTTACTTTACGTAGCGCGATAAGATATTGGGGAGATTTGGGGTTTGGTGCTTTTTCTTctgtcgtctctctcgcccttaCTCTGAGTTGGGACGATTAGTTAGTGCATCACGTCAAGGGAGGCTTGGCCCCAACCCTGGTTGGGCTCGAAGGCCGATGCGAGTAAAGGGGGGAGGGGCCGGATAACGGCGGTGGACGGAAAGCGACGGCCAGTATGGATGGACATGGACAGGTCAAAGCTGCATTAGCGAAGACAGAGGGGCTGATTGTTTTTAGTGATAATGGAGGAGGATTTTAACGCATGAGGTTGTTGATGGGAGGGGAGACATCCGGAAATTATAACGGCTACTTTTGGTTCGAGGGGAGGGAGAAGTGGgttgttctctctttttttttttttttttggtttctttatgtatttttaatttgttcaaGTGAGAGGAGGGGGGGGAGCTCTGCCTGTGCATGCAGAAAAATGATAGATACCGCAATAATGACAGTGGCGGTAGCTTTACTAATTTGTCCCGAGAGCCGAATGTTGGAAGCATGGGAAGCAGGGAAAGGATGCGAGGGATAGATTGGTTGCGCGTCGGAGACCGGGGGCAGTGGTGCAGTGCAGGAACAGCAGGGGgccgcagcagcagcagcatctGTAGCAGCCATGGCCTTGAATGATTCTCTCTAGGTTGAGGAGCGAGCTGGTTTTCCGTTTGGGGTCTGCTGACTTTtgggggaaaaaagaaaggagggtGTGGAGGAAAAAGCGGTGTTTTTATgcgttttatttgttttgaggaaggaaaaagaggtcgttttcctttttctttttgtttaatgGAGATGGGTGGTGGTGTTCGTGAGATGGTTGATAAGGGAAATGCCATCgttgatggtggtggtggcggcggagaggggaagaggggaggaggaggtggcggtggtggtggtggtggggagGCCGAGAGGGAAGGTATCAGCCCGGCACCTCAAAAGCTGGCCCGGACCGACTCATTCCCCTTTAGGATGCCTCCCTTCTCCCGGTGTGACAACGGTCCCACTTTTTATAACAGCAGCAGCGAGGTCAGGTCGAGCGATTTATACGATGTCCCCGGTGGTGCAGTCGCGGCAGCAGCTGCTGCAACAAGGACTCTGCAGCCTTTTCCTGTTGCCTTCAAATCCCCAGGTATAAACTCAAATCCTTCGTCTCAAAACCAtctgctcttttcttttccggCATCTCTGAAGAAAGAATCGTGGTCTATTTCCAcaccctccctctttctctctcatgcttTCCTGTGTAAGAACGTAGAGAATGAAAGGTTGGTATTTGTGTGTATAGGGATGGCATCTCTGCGGTGCCCTTTTACTGCGGCTCAGTGGCAGGAGTTGGAGCAGCAGGCCTTGATTTTCAAGCATATGGTGGCTGCTGTGCCGGTCCCTCCTGACCTCCTCGTACCCATCAGAAGAAGCCTTGCAGAGGCTTCTTCCATTTCTAACAGTGCTACAGCCGGCCACCGTaatcctctccctctctttcaaacttttttttttttttgcttgttgtcTTTCATGTTTTTGGTTGTAGAGGTGGATGGAGACTTCGGTGTTGGGGACTGTGATGACAAGGgaataatgaaaattttctctttgcctttttcttgtGGGGGTTGTGTTCAGTGGGTTGGGGTGGTTTCAACCTGAGGTTTTCTAACACCACCGACCCGGAGCCGGGGAGGTGCCGGAGGACCGACGGCAAGAAATGGCGGTGCTCCAGAGATGTTGCGCCGGACCAGAAGTATTGTGAGCGCCACATGCACAGAGGCCGCCCTCGTTCAAGAAAGCCTGTGGAAGTACAACTACAAAGACACAGCACCAACACCAACAACAGCAGCAACACCACCAGCAACAACAGCAATAGCAGCGGCAACGGCAACAGCAACGCCCCTCTTCCTTCCAATTCTCCTGCTTCCGTCTCTCGCTCGCTGCCTCTTGCACCGCCACTCTCTTCAACTACCTCATCCTGCgcctcttcatcttcttccttctcctctctcACTTCACCTACTTCCGATCCTTTCGCTAAGCCCTTTCAATCTTCTTGGTTCAAACTCCCCGTCCAAACGATGATGCCTTCTACTTTCTCCGATAAATCGTCAAGGTACGCCACAAGCTCTTTTCCTAAAAACAAAACCCTCATTCTAGTAGAGCTCTGTTAAGTGTTGCTTAattaatattcttttgtttggttaGGTACATGAATTGGACTAGAGAAGAAATAGATGGTGTGGTCTCTACAGGCAGAGATTCTACGGCCGCTTCTCATCAATGGGAGTTGGTACAATCAAAACTCGGCGAGATTCAAGAGCAGCACCAGCTCAAATTGAGCACCATTGCAAGCACCACCCCCATTCTGGGTTACCATGAAAATATCGGCTTGATTCCAGAAACGGACAACCGATCTTCTCTCTTCATGGGCGACGATCTTACAGGGCTAGAATCTACCACCAACGACCAGCAGATGCAACCGAGATGTTTTATCGATGCATGGTCTAGAGAGGACAGATGGCTCCCCACCACTACGACCgcagccaccaccaccaccaccaccaccaaatcCACCGCTTCA encodes the following:
- the LOC116263422 gene encoding growth-regulating factor 4-like; protein product: MRFICFEEGKRGRFPFSFCLMEMGGGVREMVDKGNAIVDGGGGGGEGKRGGGGGGGGGGGEAEREGISPAPQKLARTDSFPFRMPPFSRCDNGPTFYNSSSEVRSSDLYDVPGGAVAAAAAATRTLQPFPVAFKSPGMASLRCPFTAAQWQELEQQALIFKHMVAAVPVPPDLLVPIRRSLAEASSISNSATAGHLGWGGFNLRFSNTTDPEPGRCRRTDGKKWRCSRDVAPDQKYCERHMHRGRPRSRKPVEVQLQRHSTNTNNSSNTTSNNSNSSGNGNSNAPLPSNSPASVSRSLPLAPPLSSTTSSCASSSSSFSSLTSPTSDPFAKPFQSSWFKLPVQTMMPSTFSDKSSRYMNWTREEIDGVVSTGRDSTAASHQWELVQSKLGEIQEQHQLKLSTIASTTPILGYHENIGLIPETDNRSSLFMGDDLTGLESTTNDQQMQPRCFIDAWSREDRWLPTTTTAATTTTTTTKSTASNLTLSPLSLSMSASGGSGGDDMHPIQMGLGVNDAEGNGGLKQQQAPNWMLPVTWQSSSPLGGPLAEVLQSSGSTAAAPNSPKGCSSKSSSSGLNLLTDGWGEGNSPRGGSPRMASSPTGVLQKTLASLSDSSSGSSPTFGAKSEIALQWLNQQPPKLPSSSGVI